Part of the Tenebrio molitor chromosome 4, icTenMoli1.1, whole genome shotgun sequence genome, TAACAATCTTCATGCCGGCGTTTTGCAACGTTTCTATTACAGCGCCAGTCTGGGGTTTCAACCGATTCTCCAGTACTATCAGACCGACAAACTCCAGGTCGCACTCGACGTCTTCGCGTTGCAATTTTGGGATTTTGTGGAAGGGCATGTTGGTAATAGTTTTGGTACCCATCCCTATGACTCGGTACCCCTGCACCGTGTACTCCTTCAATCTGTCCAGAATCCCGTTTGGAACGGTTTCGGGTCTGGACAAGGAGATGATCATTTCGGGGGAGCCTTTGGTGAAAATCTCGAAATAGTCGGACCCCAATCGTCTGCAAATCACGCTCATACGTTGCAAAGTCGAAGAGAATTGGTACTGTTGGATCAAACCGATTTCCGCTTGGTTCTGAAACGATACCGCTTTGCCAAATGTGTAAACAAGTTTTTTTGCCTACCTCAGATTCGAAACCATTTTCTTTCACTATCGTCGGTACCAGCAGGTCGTACTTGGAGGTGTCTGAGACTGTGGGTTCTTCTAAAATCCAACCAGTCGATTCAAACATCTGAAAATATTCGAAAGATTGAATTTCGCGCCAATGCATTGGTGCCAACTGTTAACGTTCACCGAttgtttgtaaataaatcGACGTTGGGTTCTAATCGCTGAATTGGAGTTGTTTGTGCAGTTTTTTATTCATTCGCAACTTAATTGAGCATTATTACGAtaagtttttcaattaaaatgatAAATCAAATGTTCGTGATAGTTCGGTTGCACATTCGGTATTCATCGTTGCGCGATGGTTGCGCGTTCGTGTTGAATAAACATTTCGAATTTTTCGCATAAATTATGTGTTTTAGAGACATTTTATGTAAGGCATTATAACTGTTAATTAGTGTTTGTTCCTTAGACGACacaattatcaaattttcCTTTGAAAAGTGGTAAATATCGATCCAAATGTTGTGAAAATCCGTGACGAGAAAATTCCTCTTTTCAGGTCAGTTTATTCATTTAACCATTTATTGAAACTTAAGCTTCAGTAAACATAACACAAAACGCAACAATTTctcttatttattgtttaaagtTGAATAAAAGTtccaaatgtcattttatttctaAACCAAAGCCTACCGGACTCCACCTATAATGCGATTTTATCCgacttattttaataaaaaaatgcaaattgtaCACAAATTAGagtaaaattgttgaaaaagaagATTTCTTCGTGCTAAACTAGAATTTGTAACTGGTAAATAATGGAGTGACCTTGATATATCAGGTGTCCGAAACAAAAGCACACAAACAATTGCAAGCACTTATGTTACAATCTGTCACAGTAATGTAACAGAGTACCTCATTATGTATACCTGGTGTCTCATAAACACACCATTCGCGTGGAAATaacacggcctcctagatacATAAGAGACTCTTCACTTTTGTATCTAGGAGACCGTGGGAAATAATATCAGAATGCCATGAATTACACAATAGATGGTACaaataaaacgtcaaaataaatagaaaaatgttgttttttgtCCGAGTTATGCCATTTATTATGAATATCACcacctgctgtattataacccGCCAATTTCcgccgatgagggcgccacaaAACGGGCTCTTCAcgcttaaataataatcaatgcaGAATATAACAACACTAAACGCAAAAACAACGAACAACAACGACTTTTTTTgacttcaaattcaaaatgtcatttgaacaagaaacattctcggtgacaaaaacctaagatgaataatatccccaaaaagcacccgtacactagcgctctgcgggcatcactcaaactacacttttgaacaggccggttataatacagcaggatttattgtttagtgtattgttggttgcaggattatttttatacagaaaaataaaatttttgttgacgaccagaaaaaaatgtgtaattaacaCCCAAAGCCGCATATTATGGATGAAATACAAATTGACGTAATCATTTTACATGTCCGGCCTACTTTTCACATGTTGTGTTAGAATCACGGAAGTCATTTACATTTGTGTCTGGCAAACGAAGCTATTTGGCTTAAATTTTTGACACGTCTACTATGtgagaatataaaaaaatataattttacttACTTTTATGTCTAGGGGATCCCCACACAACTCGTTGTCGATCAGAGTGAGCGAGTGGCAAGTGAGCATCCCTTGGAAGAGCAGCGAGTCCTTCGCCATCGTATTAATATCCTTGATCGGTTTTTCAATCCTGTGATCCTCGATCGGTACCACTCCCCACATGTCCAATCCGTCTTCCGTCAAAGTTCCTGTCTGAACAAAAGAAGTGAGCACGCTTGTCTCCACCTTCGCCACCACTTACCTTGTCGAAACAGACGCAGTCCACCGAACCCGAAACATTGATTACTCTCGAGTTGATACAATAAATATTCTTCTTCTTCAGTCTGTTCAAAGCGTAGAGTTTACCAACTGTCATGGCCGCCGGTAGAGCTGGAGGTATGGCTATGGTGACCAAGTCTAGCGCTTTGATGAGAATGTCGAAAGGCGCGATTTGTCTAGAATACTACATTACACGTAGTAGCCAAACTAATATGACTGAGTAGTACCTTGGAGAAGATCGTGTAGATGAATCCACACAGTGATATCCCCGTCAGGATCATGATGAATTTGTAACTGTCctggtcaaatttgaaatcagCAGGAGGCGGGTAGATTATGCTCCTGACCAGTTGTCCTTTCGAGGTGAGGTACCCGGTTCGGATCACGACGGCCAGGACGTGTTCGTCGCCGTAGTAACGAGTCTGTATGATCTTGGTACCGCAGAAGAGAGTATGGTTGCCGTGTTCTTTCACGTTGTACAGTTTGTCGTTGCTGGGGAGGGCTGTTTTGGTGACAGGTACTGATTCGCCTGAAATTCGGTACTACATCATTATAAAGACTGTCTGGGACGGTGGGTGTGGTACCTGTGAGCATGCTCTCGTTGACTATGCAGTTACCATTGAGTAAGACGGCGTCGCAGTGCATGTCACAACCGTGCGAAGGTATCACGATCAGGTCACCCGGTACTAACTCACTCGTTGGTATCTCTTCGAAAGTGTTGTCACCTCTACTCACCAGTACTTTATCAGCTGAGTGTACAGTAccttttagatttttttgattcTAAAAAAGACAAGTAGCAGTTTTGTTGACAAGAGCGCTCCACGGTTTACCTTTCTGGTTTGTATGATCGACGTGGAAATACCAAATACTGACATTATGATGATCGCTATGGTGTAGTAGTAGTAGGCCTCGGCGAACCATACGATCAGACTGAAGAGTTGGAAGACGTAGAAGGGAGTCAAAGCTTCCAGGACCAGAAGGGTGAGAATGCTCTGCACCGGTACGTTTATCTCGTTGGTACCGTAAGTCACCCTTCTCAGACTTTGCTCCTCCCGACTGAACCCTGCCTGGTTGTGGAATTCCCCGTTCGTGATTCCCTTATCCAGACCCGACAACTTGATAAATTTGTACTTTTCATCGTCCCAGACGTAGATCAGCTTCTTGCAACGAATGATCCGCAACGTCGAAAATTCTGCAAACATTCGAATGAGCAACAGTCGAGTGGTACCGGTCGAGGCGTACTTTTTCTGGTGCCATCGTTCAGGTACGCCGTCAGTAAGTTCTCGGACCTGTCGTTTTTGGAAAAGATCAAACCGTTCACGCTGATGATGCTTTCCGTTTTCTTCAGTTGCTTGCCGGTACTGTCGGCGCTCAGAAATTCTACGTCCTTGACGAAGTACGActtgaatttttctttgtatttGTCCTGGAAAGTGGCGCGGTTTAGGTGCGCAAAGTGCCACCGGAGGTACTTACGACGATGAGGACTTTCTCTGCTGCGCCCAAGGGGCACTTGGTGTGGCTAGAATAGAGTTTCCATTGCGGATACCAATGGAAGATTAGTCTCAAGATTCCGAAAGTTAGGACGTAAGCGACCCATGTCCCGTATTTCTTTAAGTTGTTGACCGTGTAACCAGAAATTTCCTACAACACGACAGAATTTCAGATTTTGTCTGTCAATTACACAAGACGAACCATTTGGTCTTCTTCCCCGAAATTGAGGTAGTGtgttttgactttgttgtttGATGTGATGCCAttgtgttttgttgtttttattccGTTTCTCGGTGTTTTGCCTGGAATTGTTTGAGATATGTTAATTGGTACCGACCACAAAATGTTTTCGTTCCGAAAACGTAATCGCAAGTTTGTTTCTTATTTTCGCAGTTAGTGAAGTACGTTGACGCTTCTTACGTTGTCTTGTATATAAATATACAGTTATGTACATCTTCAAGGTCAATCATTACGACATAATTACTGCTCTTTAGTTTCTCATGAAGCAATTAATGACAAATTTCGAACGTAACacattttcctttattctCGTATGAAGAGCACGCAAGTGAAATTTACAACGAAAATGATGTCGAGATGTCGTTGCCCAATGGAAGTTTCTTTCTCTGTTTCTTCGGaaagtgtatttattttataattaaatttttgtataatttcaactgtttttgatttttttattcccaAAACTACCCAAAAtgacttaaattttattttggtacTCTGAAGTGGTAcctataatttttcaaatatttacagaTCTATATTATCAAATGGTGTTACAACAATGCTGCATGACCACAAAAAggtccatttttatttttctttgcttTCTCTACATCTAGTTTTTGATACAGGTGTTCCAAAACTGCCGTCAAAACTTTACAGTACATTATAAAATATGCTGTActgaataataaatcatttaaaaaaatccgttTTTGTATGTCTCCAGAAGATAGATCATGTAAACACTCTATGTGTGTATCTGTATTCAAAAActatccctccgccacccggcggcacggcaattttgccggagtacatacactattacggatattactatcaaataatagtgcagtgcttatcaacataattacggGCGTCTCGCCTCATATTACTTTAAAAAGGCATTACCTGacatgtttcattaaaaaaaaaacctgtttTCCATTTACAAGGCTTTCGAAACGCtcgttttatttaatgttttttgtcaACATCGATTTACCTTACAATttgcaatgtcaaaatttaatcaagttataagacaaatatttaaacCTCTGTAAAATTATACAGACATAAAAAATCGTTCGATTACGATTTTGCGTTGATGTTGATATGAGAAATTGCTGTATAACATTTTCTGGCCATAGTTTTGGAACACCTGTATAAAAACTACATTTCatctttaattgtttttttggggAAAAGCTAagaattttgaattattttttattcttttaaatACGCTATAAATacattgaatttaaaatttctcgtttttatattttctctttttttaagGTTATGAATTAGCCTTACATCTTGTTGCTAATGCGGTTACCTTGTAAAACCACAACTTCAATAGTCTTTTAACCATTATCGTAAccttgtgttttgttttgttttggttgtattttctttttataatcTACATCATATTTtcgtgtttatttttatttaaatcttgACTTATCTTTTTCCAATAATTAcattgtcactttgacaagtcctttgattaaataaaactagataagtacatacataaaaTTTGGCTCGATTATCATCATATTAAAGATTATTAAAAGACATCCTTTAATCTGTTACTAATTTACTAATACTCTTATCATTCAAATCcgcaaaaaataatcaaatatttaagattaattaataaatgttgTGTATTAAGtattatatatatatatatttttttggacATGTTTGTAAAGCTTTTTACGATCTCAACATCTATATGTTCACTTCTCAACTATTTGGATAATACAGTTGTTTATGATATGTGTATCGTAATGTGGAATTTTACGATAAGCGATGGGAAAATTGTATGAATAATCCAACAAGTGTTGTAacagtatattaaaaaacaagtttcataagatcagtcttgaagcacgaattcaagtttaaaaaacgagtgacgtagccacgagttattttagaatgagtgcttcaaccagttttttgtctattttttgtaatttgctcTTGTCTTTTATGCTGTTTTTCAACAAACGTTTTTACTTTAGTtgtttaaaagtgaaaatttgatctagCGTAGTCgctttttgttttatccaaattacGATACAAATATCGTACAGCGTTTTAtctattttcatatttaatacaaatatttttttttattacattttttaaattgcagttATGCAAACACAATAATACGGCTTATCTGATAACCGCAGTTACGAAGTTATTCACTTTTTTCGTAAGCGTTCCAGTGAAAGCAAGTTGGTGTCAGTGCAAAAATGAGTGATTCAGAAAAAATTTGCCTTCTGATACACAATTGGCTGCTCAGACTGCTATAGATAGGTACATTAATTCCTGCCAAATCTGAAGAGcgtgtacaaatatttttaagaatggaTGGAAGTCAAGAAAATTTGTGAAGTCTCTGAAAAGGTGGTCCTTCACTATTTTACCGAACAATCAGGAACGCTGAAGCCATGCTCCTTGTGGTGCCGGTATAGAGGTTCAACAAGTGGGGGAAAAAGCCAGCTTGGGAACAGCGTTTGGAGTCAATATTGAAAATGCTTCAAACTGTCTAATTTATGTTAATAAATAGTTGTAaactttttttgcaaaattctcCCTACTGCACTAGTGCTTTATTACCGCACTAGTGTGGTAACAACTGTCATTACGACactgaaaaattgtgaaatatgGCACATTACAGTATGAAAGTAGGTaacgaattttaaaattgtatgatttttatttttat contains:
- the LOC138129597 gene encoding polyamine-transporting ATPase 13A3-like; translation: MVKELSEQGKTPRNGIKTTKHNGITSNNKVKTHYLNFGEEDQMEISGYTVNNLKKYGTWVAYVLTFGILRLIFHWYPQWKLYSSHTKCPLGAAEKVLIVDKYKEKFKSYFVKDVEFLSADSTGKQLKKTESIISVNGLIFSKNDRSENLLTAYLNDGTRKKFSTLRIIRCKKLIYVWDDEKYKFIKLSGLDKGITNGEFHNQAGFSREEQSLRRVTYGTNEINVPVQSILTLLVLEALTPFYVFQLFSLIVWFAEAYYYYTIAIIIMSVFGISTSIIQTRKNQKNLKGTVHSADKVLVSRGDNTFEEIPTSELVPGDLIVIPSHGCDMHCDAVLLNGNCIVNESMLTGESVPVTKTALPSNDKLYNVKEHGNHTLFCGTKIIQTRYYGDEHVLAVVIRTGYLTSKGQLVRSIIYPPPADFKFDQDSYKFIMILTGISLCGFIYTIFSKYSRQIAPFDILIKALDLVTIAIPPALPAAMTVGKLYALNRLKKKNIYCINSRVINVSGSVDCVCFDKTGTLTEDGLDMWGVVPIEDHRIEKPIKDINTMAKDSLLFQGMLTCHSLTLIDNELCGDPLDIKMFESTGWILEEPTVSDTSKYDLLVPTIVKENGFESENQAEIGLIQQYQFSSTLQRMSVICRRLGSDYFEIFTKGSPEMIISLSRPETVPNGILDRLKEYTVQGYRVIGMGTKTITNMPFHKIPKLQREDVECDLEFVGLIVLENRLKPQTGAVIETLQNAGMKIVMVTGDNIQTAVSVARECGIIQSGHSVIDIITTKPTKSDVARIRYQESDGAPITGTKVKDVEAMCERKYHFVVSGSAWTDINQYFPEIIPKIVTKGVVFARMSGQQKQQLVEELQNLGYYVAMCGDGANDCGALKAANVGISLSEAESSVASPFTSKEPNISCTTQVIKEGRAALVTSFGVFKLMLCYSLTEFSSVIILYAIDSNLTSLQFLFIDIFLILNFASFFGKTRAYDHLHKDPPMTSLLSFIPLASILLFMVVTVAVQTFAYYHIQTYDWFIPFVFNPSNTILYSCYENYAVYSVSMFQYIIMAVVFSKGRPYRKPIYTNYIFLFAIFVMIAICAYVTVDPATWIVDSLELVMPPLYDGRVAILVMAVVNFAVSVIMEEVIVEGVLHKIVRPKFRNVDKSRQKYLRIERDLAQDQSWPNTSSGNVSFGEVSERGPRGVVNNGYSEEVETTKY